The Brassica napus cultivar Da-Ae chromosome C7, Da-Ae, whole genome shotgun sequence genome has a segment encoding these proteins:
- the LOC106374036 gene encoding G patch domain-containing protein TGH, whose protein sequence is MGLDDDDFVFHGTPIEREDEIASRKKKAVAGASGTLKTLPAWKQEVTDEEGRRRFHGAFTGGYSAGYYNTVGSKEGWAPQSFTSSRKNRAGARQQSISDFLDEDEKAELEGQSLSASSQFDTFGFTAAEQSRKQAEKEQHERPSAIPGPVHDELIAPAPESIGVKLLLKMGWRRGHSIKDVRASSDARREARKAFLAFSADENTKESSDSLVLETEAETSRGPQFSEDIKFSENTPVYVLNPKQDLHGLGYDPFKHAPEFRENKRSRLSASKEVGYRKPLSMKESLFGPKSGKMAPGFGIGALEELDVEDEDVYAGYDFDQTYVIEDEQPARPSNDNRLRLTSKEHNVLPGFGAVSNSDYSVERFDPPKIPKDFVARHKFSGPRETETKPTASTPRDVPPPEDKNLKLLIDGFATFVSRCGKLYEDLSREKNESNQLFDFLRGGSGHDYYARRLWEEQQKRSGQSNLQLDVKVPPSVPPSVQKMTAETRGSLLGEKPLQKSLKETETSSSSGGSFQFPTNLSDTFTKSASSQEAADAIKPFKEDLAKQERFEQFLKEKYKGGLRSSDSNRFNIVSESARAQERLDFEAAAEAIEKGKAYKEVRRATERPIDFLAGGLQFTSGGTEQIKDTGVVDMKTSKTYPKREEFQWRPAPLLCKRFDLPDPFMGKPAAAPRARNKMDSLLFLPDTVKAASGSGARQVSDLQEPEKEPEVEVEVENVERPVDLYKAIFSDDSEDDEEQQPMNGKIQDGQEKKNEAAATTLNRLIAGDFLESLGKELGFEVPSDAPYPEGTKPMEADNKPKGKSDASTERRPGLKEKPEEKTSSLKLVSEKEKSTQKREKSPRNWSGGNDLSSSESSGDERRRKRSKKDRHRNYDSESDSSSDYHKRDKHGSRSRRKRRESSREKRSSHKKHSKHHKTKDYSSSRYSGDEERKESRREKRRRRD, encoded by the exons ATGGGGTTAGACGATGATGATTTCGTATTCCACGGGACGCCGATAGAGCGCGAGGATGAAATCGCTAGCCGGAAAAAGAAAGCAGTCGCCGGGGCTTCGGGAACCCTAAAAACTCTCCCTGCTTGGAAGCAAGAG GTGACTGATGAAGAGGGACGGAGAAGGTTCCATGGAGCATTTACTGGTGGATATTCTGCTGGGTATTACAATACAGTTGGGTCAAAAGAAg GATGGGCTCCACAGTCGTTTACGTCGTCAAGGAAGAACAGGGCTGGAGCGAGGCAGCAAAGTATTTCTGACTTTCTAGATGAAGATGAAAAGGCG GAGTTGGAGGGGCAGTCACTGTCTGCGAGCTCGCAGTTTGACACATTTGGATTTACAGCAGCCGAACAATCTCGCAAGCAAGCTGAGAAAGAACAGCATGAAAG GCCATCAGCGATTCCTGGCCCAGTTCATGACGAACTTATTGCTCCAGCTCCGGAATCAATTG GGGTCAAACTTCTTTTAAAGATGGGATGGCGGCGTGGTCATTCAATAAAGGATGTGCGTGCTAGTTCAG ATGCTCGTAGGGAAGCTAGAAAAGCATTCTTAGCCTTCTCCGCTGATGAGAATACTAAGGAATCTTCGGACTCACTGGTTTTGGAGACTGAAGCGGAAACTTCTCGGGGTCCACAGTTCAGTGAAGATATTAAATTTTCTGAAAACACACCT GTATATGTTCTCAATCCAAAGCAGGACCTGCATGGTTTAGGATATGATCCTTTTAAGCATGCTCCTGAGTTTAGAG AAAACAAAAGATCTCGCTTGTCTGCCAGTAAGGAGGTTGGCTACAGAAAACCTTTGTCAATGAAGGAAAGTCTTTTCGGACCAAAAT CAGGAAAGATGGCTCCTGGTTTTGGCATTGGCGCACTCGAGGAGCTTGATGTCGAGGATGAAGATGTGTATGCTG GATATGACTTTGATCAGACTTATGTCATAGAAGATGAACAGCCAGCAAGACCGAGCAATGACAATAGACTTAGGTTAACCTCAAAAGAGCATAACGTTCTGCCTGGTTTTGGAGCTGTTTCGAATTCTGACTACAGTGTAGAAAG atttgaTCCTCCGAAAATCCCAAAGGACTTTGTGGCCCGACATAAATTTTCTGGTCCTCGGGAGACTGAAACTAAGCCAACCGCTTCTACTCCTCGAGATGTTCCTCCCCCTGAAGATAAGAATCTGAAACTTCTGATCGATGGCTTTGCAACATTTGTTTCCCGCTGCGGGAAACTGTACGAGGATCTCTCTAGAGAGAAGAACGAATCAAATCAGTTGTTTGATTTTCTTCGGGGAGGTAGCGGTCATGACTACTATGCAAGAAGGCTGTGGGAGGAGCAACAAAAGCGCAGTGGTCAAAGTAATCTACAATTAGATGTTAAGGTCCCTCCAAGCGTCCCTCCAAGCGTGCAGAAAATGACTGCAGAAACGCGTGGTAGCTTATTAGGGGAAAAGCCTTTGCAGAAAAGTTTGAAAGAAACAgaaacatcttcttcttctggagGATCATTCCAGTTCCCGACCAATCTCTCTGACACATTCACCAAATCAGCTTCCTCT CAAGAGGCAGCAGATGCTATAAAGCCTTTCAAAGAAGACCTGGCAAAACAAGAAAGATTTGAGCAGTTTCTCAAGGAGAAATATAAAGGAGGTTTACGTTCATCAGATTCCAACAGATTCAACATAGTGTCGGAATCAGCTCGTGCTCAAGAGAGGTTGGACTTTGAGGCTGCAGCTGAGGCAATTGAGAAAGGGAAAGCTTACAAGGAGGTCAGACGGGCTACTGAACGGCCTATCGACTTTCTTGCCGGAGGGCTGCAGTTTACTTCTGGTGGAACAGAG caAATTAAAGATACTGGAGTAGTAGACATGAAAACAAGTAAGACATACCCTAAAAGGGAGGAGTTCCAATGGCGTCCTGCACCTCTTCTGTGCAAACGTTTTGATCTTCCTGATCCTTTCATGGGAAAG CCGGCAGCTGCTCCGAGAGCAAGAAACAAAATGGATTCTCTCCTATTCTTACCGGATACAGTGAAAGCTGCATCTGGATCGGGAGCACGCCAAGTCTCTGATTTACAAGAACCTGAGAAAGAGCCTGAAGTCGAGGTAGAAGTGGAGAATGTGGAGAGACCTGTTGATCTTTACAAG GCCATTTTCTCTGATGATTCTGAAGACGATGAAGAACAACAACCTATGAATGGAAAGATACAAGATGGTCAAGAAAAGAAGAATGAAGCGGCTGCAACAACATTAAACCGACTGATAGCTGGTGATTTTCTAGAATCTCTAGGGAAAGAACTAGGTTTCGAAGTACCTTCTGATGCCCCTTACCCGGAAGGAACCAAGCCAATGGAAGCAGATAACAAGCCCAAAGGCAAATCCGATGCATCTACTGAGAGAAGACCTGGACTGAAAGAGAAACCGGAGGAGAAGACGAGCAGCCTCAAACTCGtgtctgaaaaagaaaagagcacacaaaagagagagaagtcGCCAAGAAACTGGAGTGGTGGAAACGATCTATCTTCGAGTGAATCCTCGGGAGATGAACGGAGGAGAAAACGTTCCAAGAAGGATAGGCATAGAAACTATGATTCAGAGAGCGACTCGTCCAGTGACTACCACAAACGGGATAAGCATGGCTCAAGATCAAGAAGAAAGCGGAGAGAATCttcaagagagaagagaagtagCCACAAGAAGCATTCAAAGCATCACAAAACCAAGGATTATTCTTCTTCACGGTACAGCGGAGACGAAGAACGGAAAGAGTCAAGACGGGAGAAGCGGAGGCGAAGAGACTGA
- the LOC106377279 gene encoding thymidine kinase b, which translates to MRTLISPSLPPLFSLHLPRPSLFSRALGASRYPLTASAFSLNRLPTNPHHSSASRRELQTEAASKPFSAPPGEIHVVVGPMFSGKTTTLLRRILSERESGKKVAVIKSDKDDRYCAESIVTHDGEKFPCWALPDLSSFKERFGFDAYRNQLDVIGIDEAQFFGDLYEFCREAADKEGKTVIVAGLDGDYLRRRFGSVLDLVPIADTVTKLASRCEVCGKRASFTLRKTEERETELIGGAEVYMPVCRSHYVSGQGVLETARAVLDASSQRNAPRDLEATSLSPPF; encoded by the coding sequence ATGAGAACACTAATCTCTCCATCTCTTCCTCCCCTCTTCTCTCTCCACCTCCCTAGACCTTCCCTCTTCTCTAGAGCTCTTGGCGCCTCCCGCTACCCTCTCACAGCTTCCGCCTTCTCGCTCAACAGACTCCCCACTAATCCGCATCACTCGTCAGCTTCACGCCGCGAATTACAGACGGAGGCGGCGTCTAAGCCCTTCTCTGCTCCTCCCGGGGAGATACACGTCGTCGTCGGTCCAATGTTCTCCGGGAAAACCACAACGCTTCTCCGCCGAATCCTCTCGGAGAGGGAGAGCgggaagaaggtagccgttatCAAATCGGATAAAGACGATAGGTACTGTGCCGAATCGATCGTTACTCACGACGGAGAGAAGTTCCCTTGCTGGGCTCTTCCCGATCTATCCTCTTTCAAGGAGAGATTCGGTTTCGATGCGTATAGGAATCAGTTAGACGTGATTGGGATCGACGAGGCTCAGTTCTTCGGAGACCTCTACGAGTTTTGCCGCGAGGCGGCTGATAAGGAGGGTAAAACGGTAATTGTAGCGGGATTGGACGGCGATTATCTGAGGAGGAGGTTCGGTTCGGTGCTGGATTTGGTTCCGATTGCGGATACGGTTACGAAGCTGGCTTCGAGGTGTGAGGTTTGCGGGAAGAGAGCTTCGTTTACGCTGAGGAAGACGGAGGAGAGGGAGACGGAGTTGATCGGTGGAGCGGAGGTGTATATGCCTGTGTGTCGGAGTCATTATGTTAGCGGTCAAGGCGTTTTGGAGACCGCTCGCGCCGTTTTGGACGCTTCTTCCCAACGAAACGCTCCGCGCGATTTAGAAGCAACGAGTCTCTCCCCTCCGTTTTAA
- the LOC106377277 gene encoding calcium sensing receptor, chloroplastic, whose product MAMAEMAMKSSVTTAKLTLPPSSSSCKKRARQVSVALPTTTSISLLSVFSSPPPEAKAAVSISKDQIVSSLTEVEKTINQVQETGSSVFDATQRVFQVVGDALKPALDTALPIAKQAGEEALKLASPAFSEASKKAQEAMQSSGIDAEPVFNAAKTVTDVAQQTTKALEDAKPIASSTMETISSADPSVVVVAAGAAFIAYLLLPPVWSAISFNFRGYKGDLTPAQTLDLLCSKNYLMVDIRSEKEKEKAGIPRLPSNAKNSMIAIPLEELPNKVKGIVRNSKRVEAEIAALKISYLKRINKGSNIIIMDSYSDSAKIVAKTLKVLGFKNCWIVTDGFSGGRGWLQSRLGTDSYNFSFAQVLSPSRIIPAASRFGTRSGTKFLPSSD is encoded by the exons ATGGCTATGGCGGAGATGGCAATGAAGTCTTCAGTAACAACTGCAAAACTCactcttcctccttcttcttcgtcttgtAAGAAGAGAGCGAGGCAAGTCTCTGTCGCACTTCCGACAACAACTTCAATCTCTCTGTTATCTGTCTTCTCATCTCCTCCTCCTGAAGCCAAAGCTGCTGTTTCCATTTCCAAGGACCAGATCGTCTCCTCTCTCACTGAA GTGGAGAAGACAATCAACCAAGTTCAAGAAACTGGTTCGAGTGTTTTCGACGCAACGCAGCGTGTTTTCCAAGTGGTAGGAGACGCTCTCAAACCAGCCTTGGACACTGCTTTGCCCATCGCAAAGCAAGCCGGTGAAGAGGCTTTGAAGCTTGCTTCTCCTGCTTTCTCAGAGGCTTCGAAGAAAGCTCAAGAAGCAATGCAAAGCTCTGGTATTGATGCAGAGCCTGTCTTTAATGCTGCAAAG ACAGTAACAGATGTGGCCCAACAGACAACAAAAGCTCTTGAAGATGCTAAGCCCATTGCTTCATCGACCATGGAGACGATATCCTCAGCTGATCCTAGTGtcgttgttgttgctgctggtGCTGCGTTCATTGCTTACCTTCTCCTCCCTCCTGTTTGGTCTGCTATATCTTTTAACTTCCGTGGTTACAAAG GTGACCTCACACCGGCTCAGACACTTGATCTTCTCTGTTCCAAGAACTACTTAATGGTGGATATAAGATcagagaaagaaaaggaaaaagctGGGATTCCTCGTCTTCCTTCGAATGCTAAGAACAGTATGATCGCCATTCC ATTAGAAGAGCTACCGAACAAAGTAAAAGGAATCGTGAGGAACTCAAAACGTGTTGAAGCAGAAATAGCAGCATTAAAGATATCTTACCTCAAGAGAATCAACAAAGGTTCCAACATCATCATCATGGACTC GTACTCGGACTCAGCTAAAATAGTGGCGAAAACGTTAAAGGTTCTCGGGTTTAAGAACTGCTGGATCGTTACAGATGGATTCTCTGGTGGGAGAGGATGGTTGCAGAGCCGTTTGGGCACTGATTCTTACAACTTCTCGTTCGCACAGGTCTTGTCTCCGTCGAGGATTATCCCGGCAGCTTCTAGGTTCGGTACTAGATCAGGAACCAAGTTCCTTCCTAGCTCGGACTGA
- the LOC106377282 gene encoding formyltetrahydrofolate deformylase 1, mitochondrial, with translation MAHVSHIQHSLSHDQIIFSPLVTLRRVRLRLHPVISPQRNVSRRISERASGFSKNLILRSSASRFHGESLDSSISPVLIPGVHVFHCQDAVGIVAKLSSVESAL, from the exons ATGGCACACGTGTCACACATTCAGCATTCTCTCTCTCACGACCAAATCATCTTCTCTCCTCTCGTGACTCTTCGACGAGTCCGACTCCGACTCCATCCGGTGATCTCTCCTCAACGGAATGTCTCGCGAAGAATCTCCGAGAGAGCTTCTGGTTTCTCTAAGAACTTGATTCTCAGATCCTCGGCGTCGCGGTTTCACGGCGAGTCCCTCGATTCCTCCATCTCACCCGTTCTCATTCCCGGCGTCCATGTCTTCCATTGCCAG GACGCAGTTGGAATCGTAGCAAAGCTATCAAGCGTGGAGTCTGCACT CTAG